CGCGTTCGAACGCGCGGCCGATCGCATCCAGCGCCCGGAGCATGGGCATGAGCTGCTGGTCACGCTCGCCAAGCTCCAGGTACGCCACGGCAAGGTCGTTGAGGACGGCAACATCATCGGGTGCCGCGCGCCGGGCGCGCTCCAGTGACTCCACCGCGCGGTCCACCGCCGACGGAGTGATGTCCGCCCAGCGAAGGTCGAGAAGCGCCCCGGCGCGGATGGCCGCCGGGGAGGAGGCAGAGCGGAGCTGGCGCGTGGCGCGTCCCGCCGCGTCGATGCGCACGAAACGCCGCGTGCCCGGCCGCGGCGGCCCGCTGCACTTCATGTCGGGCACCAGCGCGGCAGTATCCGCCGTGATGCAGGGTTGCCACGCATCCTGGCTGGCCAGCCGTCCACTTGTAAAACGCTCGCGGAGCAGCGTGTTCGTCAGGCGATCGCTCGCCGTCGCGTCGTCCGCGGCGGCGCTGAACCAGGAAAACGCCGCGACCAGTGCGGCCCCGAGCAGGCCGCAGCGCCACGAGGGCAGGGTTTCACGCAACACCCGTGGAGAGGACACGCGCTTCGGGTCGGTCGGAGGCGGCAAGCGTTGAGGCTGGAAAGATTGTGGGCGTCGAACGCATCTTCAGCCCGTACGTGCCGGCTGGCGAGGGCAGGTGGCTCGATCCGGACGCTTGCCGACGTCGATGTGCAGCGCACCCGTCGCGAGCCCAAGCCGTTCCGGGACGTGCGCCTGGTGATCTGCTCGGGACGTGTTCGGAAGGGGCGGGCGAGGTGAGGCTTGTGACGTTCCCCCCGCACGAGTCCCAATGTCGCCGTGGGCGGAGCGAGATGCAACGATCATCGCGCGCCCAAGCGGAGCGGGGCGGGGGAGCAATCCTGACCCGCATTGTCGTTCGCCCGCGAAACATGCTTTTTCTCCAAGTCACCGTAACTTGTGTCAGATTAAGTATTTATCGGCATCGCGTTTGCATCCGCGCCCCGGACCAAGCTCTCTGGGTGAGAGCGCCCGGGCGGCAGATCCGCCGGCCGGGCCCGGAGACAAGTTCTGCCCGCAGGAGGCAACCATGCGCCGTCGTATCCTCCTTCCCCTGGCCCTTGGGGCCGCCCTGCTCTCCGCCTGTACCGACGATGCGGGACCCCTGGAGCCCGGGTCCGCGCCGATCGCGCCGGGCACCGGCCCGCGCTTCTCCGGCAGCGTGGCGACCGATCCGCAGGCCCGGCTGTACGCAAATGGCGACTACTGGCTGGGCTGGGCTCCCCGCCGGGCATTCACCACGCTGAACCCGCTCAACAACGACAGCGTCTACCTGCGAATCGCCGACTCCAAGTGGCCGCTCTACAACGCGTTCTACGACGGGGCGGTGGATGATTCGCTGCAGGCATGGGCCCAGGACAGCCGGCTGAACCTGAACCCGAATTTCGTGGCTGCCATCCTGGCCATCGAGAGCGGCTTCGACCCGCACGTGTACGAGGGTGGCGTCGGCACCTACGGCTACGCGCAGATGGGGCCCGATTCCGACGACGAGCTGCTCCAGCAGATTCGCTACCACTCCGCGTTCACGTGGATGCACAGCCAGGTGGACAGCACGGTGTACGTGCGCGGAAACATGGGGAATAAGGACTCGGTCAGCCTCTCGGGATCGTACCTCGCGGATCCCATGAAGACCACGCGGGCACTCGTCTACCACCTCAAGCAGCTCGAGAACATCTGGCTGGGCACGCACAAGGTCAACGGCTCTACGCGGTCGTGGCTACGCGACGACAGGCACATCGCGCTCAAGGCGGAGTTCAGCGGCTACTTGTCGTACGCGGAACTGGCCGCGCACGTCTACGGCCGACCCCCGAACGCGACCGAGCTGTTCGACATCATCGCCGCGAGCTTCAATCGCGGCTACCCGTGGGTAGACTCGATGATGGTGATGCACGGGAGCGGGTGGGTGGAGCACGTGCGAAACTCCACCGTCGGGGGCGCGTGCCTGACTCCCGCCGGGCAGCGCGACGACGCGGCCCGCGTGCGCGAGGCGGGCTGCTACCTGGACCGGGCGCGGCACTACACCATCCTCTTTCAGAACGCCGCCACGTCGGTGAGCACCGGGCACGAGGTCGTAGACGACTTCGATTCCGGGGCGCTGGACCGCTGGTTCACGTACCAGGGCCCGGGATCCACGGTAACGCGCACCGTGCCGCCGGGCAGCGAGGCGCATCGAGGCACGGCCGTTGACGAAGGATCGGGGTTGCGCGTGGACTACTCCGTCGCGTCCGGGAGCTGGGGCGGCGTGGGCCGCTGGTACTCCGCGCCGCAGAACTGGAAGACGCGCACGGGCATCGGCAACACCGAGGGGATCGGCTTCTGGTACTACGGCAACGGGCGTGACTTGAACGCCGGGGCCGGCGTGGTGGTTTCCGTCGAGCTGCAGGACAACCGGAGCGCCGACCCTGCGCTGCA
This is a stretch of genomic DNA from Longimicrobium sp.. It encodes these proteins:
- a CDS encoding carbohydrate binding domain-containing protein, giving the protein MRRRILLPLALGAALLSACTDDAGPLEPGSAPIAPGTGPRFSGSVATDPQARLYANGDYWLGWAPRRAFTTLNPLNNDSVYLRIADSKWPLYNAFYDGAVDDSLQAWAQDSRLNLNPNFVAAILAIESGFDPHVYEGGVGTYGYAQMGPDSDDELLQQIRYHSAFTWMHSQVDSTVYVRGNMGNKDSVSLSGSYLADPMKTTRALVYHLKQLENIWLGTHKVNGSTRSWLRDDRHIALKAEFSGYLSYAELAAHVYGRPPNATELFDIIAASFNRGYPWVDSMMVMHGSGWVEHVRNSTVGGACLTPAGQRDDAARVREAGCYLDRARHYTILFQNAATSVSTGHEVVDDFDSGALDRWFTYQGPGSTVTRTVPPGSEAHRGTAVDEGSGLRVDYSVASGSWGGVGRWYSAPQNWKTRTGIGNTEGIGFWYYGNGRDLNAGAGVVVSVELQDNRSADPALQGVDTAERWVFSFRDNFIGWRYIDVPWTAFSRGSWQPHASTPNDGLTLTQVWGIVFAPQTSAKWFRLDQFRLVQDRPWT